The following coding sequences lie in one Lolium perenne isolate Kyuss_39 chromosome 2, Kyuss_2.0, whole genome shotgun sequence genomic window:
- the LOC127332959 gene encoding protein FREE1 — MQHGSGDYAASAPAAGGHYYPHQYAPPPPNPYPPAADAPAGYASAPPYSAAPYPDQPPSAPAYSQPPHYAGYPPYNPAPYPPEPSPSPAAPYYPYPQPTHTHPTPPTEPSPAPYDAPYYGGAYQHQQPPAAADDDYLDEGAYAYAGDGGAEPYGARGTAPARSGAAMFDDYGRSIGLSSGGAGQHQSGGGGGGSVGGGGFGKIARAVPKAESHEDAGGGAQKFRVKLLPEGAGSPTDVLCQVGLDGIRMLEPSTNRTLRIYPLDTLTKWEILDSTVFAIWAKTSVDFEPKRIRLKSSSYTSNTLLDTVTAATVQFKEIGEDARANGTVDAGKSSVQSNEKKKGFDWMFAKPVDEVKDHWVPDEAAKKCQSCAGDFSHFNRRHHCRNCGEVFCDKCSQGRIALTTDDNAPLVRVCDRCMAEVSQRLSMAQEAAKRSATVQSHGDLARKLKEELERNRKSSGSASGGVSGTRMREVACPTCTVHLQVEVPTSGSETVECGVCQHAFLVSAN; from the exons ATGCAGCACGGCAGCGGCGACTACGCCGCCTCCGCGCCGGCCGCGGGGGGCCACTACTACCCGCACCAGTACGCGCCTCCTCCCCCGAACCCCTACCCGCCCGCCGCCGACGCCCCGGCCGGGTACGCCTCCGCGCCGCCCTACTCCGCCGCTCCCTACCCGGACCAGCCCCCGTCCGCCCCGGCCTACTCGCAGCCGCCCCACTACGCCGGGTACCCGCCCTACAACCCCGCGCCCTACCCCCCGGAGCCCTCGCCCTCCCCCGCCGCGCCGTACTACCCCTACCCGCAGCCCACCCACACCCACCCAACTCCACCGACGGAACCCTCGCCCGCCCCCTACGACGCGCCCTACTACGGCGGGGCCTACCAGCACCAGCaaccccccgccgccgccgacgacgatTACCTGGACGAGGGCGCGTACGCCTAcgcgggcgacggcggcgcggagCCGTACGGCGCGCGCGGCACGGCGCCGGCGCGGTCGGGTGCCGCCATGTTCGATGACTACGGCCGCTCTATCGGACTCTCGTCGGGAGGGGCGGGGCAGCACCagagtggtggtggcggtggcggcagtGTGGGTGGTGGGGGATTTGGGAAGATTGCCAGGGCGGTTCCGAAAGCCGAGTCCCATGAGGATGCCGGTGGGGGCGCGCAGAAGTTTCGGGTTAAGCTGCTGCCAGAGGGTGCCGGAAGCCCCACTGATGTGCTTTGCCAG GTCGGTCTGGATGGAATTCGCATGCTTGAGCCCAGCACAAACAGGACCCTAAGGATTTACCCCCTTGACACGCTGACGAAATGGGAG ATTTTGGATTCAACTGTGTTTGCGATTTGGGCAAAGACTTCAGTAGATTTTGAACCAAAGAGAATAAGGCTCAAGTCAAGCAGCTATACTTCCAACACTTTGCTTGACACCGTAACAGCAGCAACTGTCCAG TTCAAGGAGATCGGTGAAGATGCAAGAGCCAATGGAACTGTGGATGCTGGAAAATCCTCGGTACAATCAAATGAGAAGAAGAAAGGTTTTGATTGGATGTTTGCAaagcctgttgatgaagttaaagatCATTGG GTTCCAGATGAAGCTGCTAAGAAATGCCAGTCTTGTGCTGGCGATTTCAGTCATTTTAATCGCAGG CATCACTGTAGGAACTGTGGGGAAGTCTTCTGTGATAAATGCAGTCAAGGAAGAATTGCTCTGACAACTGACGATAATGCTCCACTTGTCCGAGTTTGTGATAGATGCATG GCAGAGGTTTCTCAGAGGCTTAGCATGGCACAGGAAGCTGCCAAGAGATCTGCCACAGTGCAaagtcatggagatcttgcaagaaAACTTAAG GAGGAACTGGAGAGGAATCGCAAATCTTCAG GCTCTGCGTCTGGAGGTGTATCTGGAACCAGGATGCGAGAAGTTGCGTGTCCTACCTGCACGGTCCATCTTCAG GTCGAGGTCCCAACGTCTGGCTCTGAAACAGTGGAATGTGGAGTGTGCCAGCATGCTTTCCTTGTCAGTGCCAATTGA